From a region of the Agrobacterium tumefaciens genome:
- a CDS encoding sigma-70 family RNA polymerase sigma factor: protein MLMLRSLDGDEGAYRHLLHALRTLLVAYYGRRMIPGIKADLEDLVQETLLSLHARRETYDRTRPFTAWFFSIARYKLIDHYRGRGGRMLAEVELDETLAADSSVDAVTARMDVERLLESLPPQQRELIRNVKLEGQSIADAAIKSGQTELAARVGIHRTLKALAQKLRGET from the coding sequence ATGCTGATGCTGCGTTCCCTTGATGGGGACGAGGGCGCTTACAGGCATTTGCTCCATGCCCTTCGGACATTGCTGGTGGCCTATTATGGGCGACGCATGATCCCCGGCATCAAGGCCGATCTTGAAGATCTCGTGCAGGAAACGCTGTTGTCGCTGCATGCCCGTCGTGAGACCTATGATCGGACGCGGCCATTTACCGCCTGGTTCTTCTCGATCGCCCGCTACAAGCTTATCGATCATTATCGGGGCCGGGGCGGGCGGATGTTGGCCGAAGTTGAACTCGATGAGACGCTGGCGGCGGATTCGTCTGTGGATGCGGTGACGGCCCGCATGGATGTGGAAAGGTTGCTGGAAAGCCTGCCGCCGCAACAACGAGAGTTGATCCGCAATGTAAAACTTGAGGGGCAATCGATTGCCGATGCTGCCATCAAATCAGGTCAGACAGAGTTGGCGGCGCGCGTGGGTAT